A window from Pseudomonas sp. MRSN 12121 encodes these proteins:
- a CDS encoding MerR family transcriptional regulator — MLTIGQMARCHGLTTKTLRHYDSIGLFTPALTGQDNGYRYYQPEQIGILGRIVWLRQLGMGLEEIRGLADNGALHDVLSLRQALQAHADELQAQLARGQNLLGQLQRYLAQPERSVPEPQTPVRVKLPAQRIIGMAWQQDDEGTIAELWQRFEPREQEIQRLAEPVGTYGICQPLGDGQWRYVAGLPVSAEAPLVEGMVALEIPARQYARVEHRGTVQTLPETFRAAYSEWLPAAGMQPDEGVEFEYTGERFFGPMHPDSVVELYIPLKG; from the coding sequence ATGCTCACCATCGGACAAATGGCCCGCTGTCATGGCCTCACCACCAAGACCTTGCGCCACTACGACAGCATCGGCCTGTTCACCCCGGCGTTGACCGGGCAGGACAACGGTTATCGCTATTACCAGCCGGAGCAGATCGGCATCCTGGGGCGCATTGTCTGGTTGCGGCAGTTGGGCATGGGGCTGGAGGAGATTCGTGGGCTGGCGGACAACGGCGCGCTGCACGATGTATTGAGCCTGCGCCAGGCGTTGCAGGCCCATGCCGACGAGCTGCAAGCGCAGCTCGCCCGTGGCCAGAACCTGCTCGGCCAGCTGCAGCGTTACCTGGCGCAGCCCGAGCGCAGTGTGCCGGAGCCGCAGACGCCAGTGCGGGTGAAGCTGCCGGCGCAGCGCATCATCGGCATGGCCTGGCAACAGGATGACGAAGGCACGATTGCCGAGTTGTGGCAGCGTTTCGAGCCACGGGAGCAGGAGATCCAGCGCCTGGCCGAGCCGGTCGGCACCTATGGCATTTGCCAGCCCCTGGGCGACGGCCAGTGGCGTTACGTCGCCGGGCTGCCGGTCAGCGCCGAGGCACCCTTGGTGGAAGGCATGGTGGCGCTGGAGATTCCCGCCCGTCAGTACGCCCGGGTCGAGCATCGGGGCACGGTACAGACCCTGCCGGAAACCTTCCGCGCGGCCTACAGCGAATGGCTGCCGGCCGCCGGGATGCAGCCCGACGAAGGGGTGGAATTCGAATACACCGGCGAGCGTTTTTTCGGACCGATGCACCCGGACAGCGTGGTCGAGCTCTATATCCCGCTGAAAGGCTGA
- a CDS encoding polyphenol oxidase family protein codes for MSFQAPVLKQIPGIRHEFSRIGAPPPANLFFCSQVHTGEVVEASTTLPSGIIRGDAVFTRTGRPIAVITADCLPLLISSEDASWIAAVHGGWKGLHGGIIDNVLQHFAAKGIAAHQLRVAFGPSIKPCCYEVSPDFVETLAATQGHLWPRDQAPWSQQRPAPQRPPEIAPPAPTRPDSLWFDLGRYALHLLHAAGIADEQIEHCDHCTYCSSSSLASYRRRGRLGEEKSFQYSWIGRA; via the coding sequence ATGAGTTTCCAGGCGCCAGTGTTGAAGCAGATACCGGGTATCCGCCATGAGTTTTCGCGGATCGGGGCACCGCCACCCGCCAACCTGTTCTTCTGCTCCCAGGTCCATACCGGCGAGGTGGTCGAGGCCAGCACCACCCTGCCGAGCGGCATCATTCGCGGCGACGCGGTGTTCACCCGCACCGGCCGGCCGATCGCGGTGATCACCGCCGACTGCCTGCCGCTGCTGATCAGCAGCGAAGACGCGTCCTGGATCGCCGCAGTGCATGGCGGCTGGAAGGGCCTGCACGGCGGCATCATCGATAACGTGCTGCAACACTTCGCCGCCAAGGGCATCGCCGCGCATCAGTTGCGCGTAGCGTTCGGCCCTTCGATCAAGCCGTGCTGCTATGAAGTCAGCCCGGATTTCGTCGAGACCCTGGCCGCCACCCAGGGTCACCTGTGGCCCCGGGACCAGGCCCCCTGGAGCCAGCAACGCCCGGCGCCGCAACGGCCGCCGGAAATTGCCCCGCCGGCACCTACCCGGCCGGACTCGCTGTGGTTCGACCTGGGCCGCTACGCTCTGCATCTGCTGCACGCGGCGGGTATCGCCGACGAACAGATCGAACACTGCGACCACTGCACCTATTGCTCGAGTTCGAGCCTGGCCAGCTATCGCCGGCGTGGTCGACTGGGCGAAGAGAAGTCTTTTCAGTATTCATGGATAGGGCGAGCCTGA
- a CDS encoding DUF4234 domain-containing protein, with protein sequence MSDNLYAPPQAELVASSHAQRPFYVVSRPKFLTLFVLTFGIYQLYWAYKNWQQFKQASGQEIWPIARALLAIFFTHALYREADAKIKASGRTFDWRPGELATLFVVMVIVSNVIDGLVRKNIGYPLLDLLSLALLPVHAWITFLGQRGLNEAAGDPLGQSNARFTPVNYVFIVLGVLLWALALFGLTLPPE encoded by the coding sequence GTGTCTGACAATCTCTATGCCCCGCCTCAAGCCGAACTTGTCGCCTCCAGCCATGCGCAGCGACCTTTCTACGTGGTCTCCCGGCCCAAGTTCCTGACCCTGTTCGTGCTGACCTTCGGCATCTACCAGCTGTACTGGGCCTACAAGAACTGGCAGCAGTTCAAACAGGCCAGCGGCCAGGAAATATGGCCCATCGCCCGAGCGTTGCTGGCGATTTTCTTCACCCATGCGCTGTATCGCGAGGCCGACGCGAAGATCAAGGCCAGCGGCCGCACCTTCGACTGGCGGCCGGGCGAGCTGGCGACCCTGTTCGTGGTCATGGTGATTGTCAGCAACGTGATCGATGGCCTGGTCAGGAAGAACATCGGCTATCCGCTGCTCGACCTGCTCAGCCTGGCGCTGCTGCCGGTGCATGCCTGGATCACCTTCCTGGGCCAACGCGGCCTCAACGAAGCCGCCGGTGACCCGCTCGGGCAAAGCAATGCGCGGTTCACCCCGGTCAACTATGTATTCATCGTCCTCGGCGTGCTGCTCTGGGCCCTGGCGCTGTTCGGCCTGACCCTGCCGCCGGAATGA
- the ddlA gene encoding D-alanine--D-alanine ligase yields MSKLRVGIIFGGRSAEHEVSLQSARNIVDALDRERFEPVLIGIDKHGHWHLNDTSNFLINQENPALIALNQSNRELAVVPGKASQQLVETSSQELLGHVDVIFPIVHGTLGEDGCLQGLLRMADLPFVGSDVLGSAVCMDKDVSKRLLRDAGLAVTPFITLNRATAARTDFAQAQGKLGLPMFVKPANQGSSVGVSKVTSEAEYRAALEQALGFDEKVLVESAVSGREIECAVLGNDQPIASGCGEIVVGSGFYSYDSKYIDDQAAQVVVPADLSEEVSERIRALAVEAFQVLGCSGLARVDVFLTQGGEVLINEINSLPGFTRISMYPKLWQAAGMSYSELVSRLIELALERHAARRALKISR; encoded by the coding sequence ATGAGCAAGTTGCGGGTCGGGATTATTTTTGGCGGCCGTTCGGCCGAACACGAAGTGTCGCTGCAGTCGGCACGCAATATCGTCGATGCGCTGGATCGCGAGCGCTTCGAGCCGGTGCTGATCGGCATCGACAAGCACGGCCACTGGCACCTCAACGACACCTCGAACTTCCTGATCAACCAGGAAAACCCGGCGCTGATCGCCCTCAACCAGTCCAACCGCGAACTGGCGGTGGTGCCGGGCAAAGCCAGCCAGCAGTTGGTGGAAACCTCCAGCCAGGAGCTGCTGGGGCATGTCGATGTGATTTTCCCCATCGTCCACGGCACCCTCGGCGAGGACGGTTGCCTGCAAGGCCTGTTGCGCATGGCCGACCTGCCGTTCGTGGGCTCCGATGTGCTGGGGTCGGCGGTGTGCATGGACAAGGACGTCAGCAAGCGCCTGCTGCGCGACGCCGGCCTGGCGGTGACGCCTTTCATCACCCTGAACCGGGCCACCGCGGCGCGCACCGATTTTGCCCAGGCGCAGGGCAAGCTGGGCCTGCCGATGTTCGTCAAGCCGGCGAACCAGGGGTCGTCGGTGGGGGTCAGCAAGGTCACCAGCGAGGCCGAATATCGCGCGGCCCTCGAGCAGGCGCTGGGCTTCGACGAGAAGGTGCTGGTGGAGTCGGCGGTCAGCGGCCGTGAGATCGAATGCGCGGTGCTGGGCAACGACCAGCCGATTGCCAGTGGTTGCGGGGAAATCGTGGTCGGTAGCGGCTTCTATTCCTACGACAGCAAATACATCGACGACCAGGCGGCCCAGGTGGTGGTGCCGGCGGACCTCAGCGAGGAAGTCAGCGAGCGCATTCGCGCCCTGGCCGTCGAGGCGTTCCAGGTGCTGGGCTGCTCGGGGCTGGCGCGGGTCGATGTGTTCCTGACCCAGGGCGGCGAAGTGCTGATCAACGAGATCAATTCGCTGCCCGGCTTCACCCGCATCAGCATGTACCCCAAGCTGTGGCAGGCCGCGGGCATGAGCTACAGCGAACTGGTCAGCCGCCTGATCGAACTGGCGCTGGAACGGCATGCGGCGCGCCGGGCCTTGAAAATCAGCCGTTGA
- a CDS encoding LysE family translocator: MALEHLPYAGPLLSLALLWTVAVVTPGPNFFTTAQMAASCSRRHGVTAALGVATGTVLWGLAGGLGIKSLFSAAPTLYLGFKIAGGCYLIYLGLKLFKRQAAPGGAGNGLPGESGRSLLSAYRLGFLGNMTNPKSALFVATIFATSMPAAPAPSLLALAVLTMASLSFTWYCCVALFFASSRMAVVYSRSRKWLDRFAGSCYVLFGAHLVASR; the protein is encoded by the coding sequence ATGGCCCTTGAACATTTGCCGTATGCCGGCCCGCTCTTGTCGCTGGCGTTGCTCTGGACCGTGGCGGTGGTCACGCCGGGGCCGAACTTCTTCACCACCGCGCAAATGGCGGCCAGCTGTTCGCGTCGCCATGGCGTGACGGCCGCGCTGGGCGTGGCCACCGGCACGGTGCTGTGGGGGCTGGCCGGCGGCCTGGGGATCAAGTCGCTGTTCAGCGCGGCCCCGACCCTGTACCTGGGGTTCAAGATCGCTGGCGGCTGTTACCTGATCTACCTCGGCCTGAAGCTGTTCAAGCGCCAGGCGGCGCCGGGCGGTGCTGGCAACGGCTTGCCCGGCGAGTCGGGCCGCAGCCTGCTCTCGGCCTATCGCCTGGGCTTTCTCGGCAACATGACCAACCCCAAGTCGGCGCTGTTCGTCGCCACCATCTTCGCCACCTCGATGCCGGCCGCGCCAGCGCCCTCGCTGCTGGCCCTGGCCGTGCTGACCATGGCGTCGCTGTCGTTCACCTGGTACTGCTGCGTCGCGCTGTTCTTCGCCAGCAGCCGGATGGCGGTGGTCTACAGCCGTTCGCGCAAATGGCTGGACCGCTTTGCCGGCAGTTGTTATGTGCTGTTCGGCGCCCACCTGGTGGCCAGCCGCTGA
- a CDS encoding helix-turn-helix transcriptional regulator has product MSIVIQLNVMLARRKVKSKDLAAAIGITEANLSLLKQGKVKGLRLATLDAICQYLDCQPGDLLIHEPEVE; this is encoded by the coding sequence ATGTCAATTGTCATTCAGCTGAATGTGATGCTGGCCCGGCGCAAGGTCAAGTCCAAGGACCTCGCTGCGGCGATCGGTATCACCGAGGCCAACCTGTCGCTGCTCAAGCAGGGCAAGGTCAAGGGCCTGCGGCTCGCGACCCTGGACGCGATCTGCCAATACCTCGACTGCCAGCCGGGCGACCTGTTGATCCATGAGCCCGAGGTGGAGTAG
- a CDS encoding DUF2975 domain-containing protein: MTSQGLARFSQRMSAATLLLIVAMLLLNAALWLFPQLSAENGYGFGFGLSNGQASHLAAGATLPWWQTLGGILLSSVPLLALAFGLSHLRRLFQRYAHGEYFCAAAAVHLGKVGRGVALWVLLDFLCEPLLSLWVTLNAPVGERLITLSITAPTVVALFLAACISIIARILWQASEVDAENRAFV; encoded by the coding sequence ATGACGTCCCAAGGTCTTGCCCGGTTCAGTCAGCGCATGTCGGCTGCCACCCTGTTGCTGATCGTTGCCATGCTGTTGCTCAACGCAGCGCTGTGGCTGTTTCCACAACTGAGCGCGGAAAATGGCTACGGCTTCGGTTTTGGCCTGAGCAATGGTCAGGCGAGCCATCTGGCCGCCGGTGCCACGTTGCCCTGGTGGCAGACCCTGGGCGGCATCCTGTTGTCGAGCGTGCCCCTGCTGGCGCTGGCTTTCGGCTTGAGCCATTTGCGTCGGTTGTTCCAGCGCTATGCCCATGGCGAGTACTTTTGCGCCGCGGCGGCGGTGCATCTGGGCAAGGTCGGGCGAGGCGTGGCGTTGTGGGTGTTGCTGGATTTTCTCTGCGAACCGCTGCTCAGCCTCTGGGTGACCTTGAACGCGCCGGTGGGCGAGCGCCTGATCACGCTCAGCATCACCGCACCGACCGTCGTTGCGCTCTTCCTCGCCGCGTGCATTTCGATCATCGCGCGTATCCTCTGGCAGGCCAGTGAAGTGGATGCGGAAAACCGCGCTTTCGTGTGA
- a CDS encoding AraC family transcriptional regulator produces the protein MGKPAPRTDWVHRAPPARGLERIEAFFAGHGYDLHRHDTYAIGRTLAGVQSFQYRGGWRHNLPGGTMVLHPDEAHDGEAGTQDGFHYRMLYIEPALIQQILDGQPLPFIKNGLSTDPRLFAATDTLLRSMESPLDPLEQEDALFDLAHALNAVSGVARPTKRFDYQAAERAREYMHSALEQSITLEELAAHAGRDRWSLSRDFRLLFGTSPYRYLTMRRLDLVRALLLQGQSLVSAALLAGFTDQSHMTRQFSKTYGLPPARWLKMHGR, from the coding sequence ATGGGCAAGCCTGCCCCCCGCACCGACTGGGTCCACCGTGCACCTCCCGCCCGTGGGCTCGAGCGTATCGAGGCGTTTTTTGCCGGCCATGGCTATGACCTGCACCGCCACGACACCTACGCCATCGGTCGCACCCTGGCCGGCGTGCAGAGCTTCCAGTACCGCGGCGGCTGGCGCCATAACCTGCCGGGCGGGACCATGGTGCTGCACCCGGATGAGGCCCACGACGGCGAGGCCGGCACCCAGGACGGCTTCCATTACCGCATGCTCTATATCGAGCCGGCGCTGATCCAGCAGATCCTCGACGGCCAGCCGCTGCCCTTCATCAAGAACGGCCTGTCCACCGACCCACGCCTGTTCGCCGCCACCGACACCTTGCTGCGCAGCATGGAAAGCCCGCTGGACCCGTTGGAACAGGAAGACGCGCTGTTCGACCTGGCCCATGCGCTGAATGCCGTGTCGGGGGTTGCCCGGCCGACGAAGCGCTTTGACTACCAGGCCGCGGAACGCGCGCGGGAATACATGCACAGCGCCCTGGAGCAGAGCATCACCCTGGAGGAGCTGGCCGCCCATGCCGGTCGCGACCGCTGGAGCCTGTCGCGGGATTTTCGCCTGCTGTTCGGCACCAGCCCCTATCGCTACCTGACCATGCGCCGCCTGGACCTGGTCCGCGCCCTGTTGTTGCAAGGCCAGTCGCTGGTCAGCGCGGCGCTGCTGGCCGGCTTCACCGACCAGAGCCACATGACCCGGCAATTCAGCAAGACCTATGGCCTGCCGCCGGCGCGCTGGCTGAAAATGCACGGTCGCTGA
- a CDS encoding cupin domain-containing protein, which translates to MSQATPVSIPYQSLNFAYKLGLINEHWQPRVIAEMNDYQFKLVKLQGDFIWHDHQHTDETFIVLEGQLRIDFADGQVTLNQGEMFVVPKGVKHKPYAEQEVKLLLIEPKGVRNTGDEDGERTAANDVWV; encoded by the coding sequence ATGAGCCAAGCCACCCCTGTGTCCATCCCCTACCAGAGCCTGAACTTCGCCTACAAACTCGGCCTGATCAACGAGCACTGGCAACCCCGGGTCATCGCCGAAATGAACGACTACCAGTTCAAGCTGGTGAAGCTGCAAGGGGACTTCATCTGGCACGACCATCAGCACACCGACGAGACCTTCATCGTGCTCGAAGGCCAGTTGCGCATCGACTTTGCCGACGGCCAGGTGACGCTCAACCAGGGCGAGATGTTTGTCGTGCCCAAGGGCGTGAAGCACAAGCCGTACGCCGAGCAGGAGGTCAAGTTGCTGTTGATCGAACCCAAGGGCGTGCGCAATACCGGCGACGAAGACGGCGAACGCACGGCTGCCAACGATGTGTGGGTCTGA
- a CDS encoding MFS transporter, with protein sequence MPVTSSDAPSGRMLFLLACAQLIIALDATIVFVALPDIGRHLGFSAQQLQWVVSAYSVAFGGFLLLGGRAADLLGKRRFYIVGQSLYALASLAGGLGGSALLLVLARAVQGVGGALLFPATLALINSHYPEGPARNRAFAVWSAASAAGLALGALLGGVLTQWWGWEAVFLVNVPLAGACALLARRWIAADGERERGRRFDLAGALTVTVGGTLLVFAIVQGPEWGWSAPATLGCAALALILLGLFAAIERRSRDPLMPLRLLAHRELRLAMFLTALFMSSFGVQYYFLALYFQQVYGYSVLQSGVAFLPATLLCTLGIWLAERSLLRFGLRGTLAGGLLLGALGIGGVYVALPDGAGFWSLMPGIVVLSIGQGMTWTAMWVSAGQGIAPGEQGVAAGIASTSQQIGGALGLALLVSLANAGLGGSPAAGIEQAVGASALLSLLGAVLALRLRTPTARGLQAAAERA encoded by the coding sequence ATGCCCGTCACTTCCTCTGACGCGCCCTCGGGCCGGATGCTGTTCCTGCTGGCGTGCGCGCAGCTGATCATCGCCCTGGATGCGACCATCGTGTTTGTCGCCTTGCCGGACATCGGCCGCCACCTGGGGTTTTCCGCGCAACAGTTGCAGTGGGTGGTCAGTGCCTACAGCGTGGCCTTCGGCGGCTTCCTGCTGCTGGGCGGTCGGGCGGCCGACCTGTTGGGCAAGCGCCGTTTCTATATCGTCGGGCAAAGCCTTTACGCCCTGGCGTCGCTGGCCGGGGGCCTGGGCGGCAGCGCGTTGCTGCTGGTGCTGGCGCGGGCGGTGCAGGGCGTTGGCGGGGCCCTGTTGTTCCCGGCGACGCTGGCGCTGATCAACAGCCATTACCCCGAGGGGCCGGCGCGTAACCGCGCGTTCGCCGTCTGGAGCGCCGCCTCGGCCGCGGGCCTGGCGCTGGGGGCGTTGCTCGGTGGCGTGCTGACCCAGTGGTGGGGCTGGGAAGCGGTGTTCCTGGTCAACGTACCCCTGGCGGGGGCCTGTGCCTTGCTGGCCCGGCGCTGGATCGCGGCCGATGGCGAGCGCGAGCGCGGGCGGCGCTTCGACCTCGCCGGCGCCCTGACCGTGACGGTGGGCGGCACGCTGCTGGTGTTCGCCATCGTCCAGGGGCCGGAGTGGGGCTGGAGCGCTCCGGCGACCCTGGGCTGCGCGGCCCTGGCGCTGATCCTGCTCGGCCTGTTCGCCGCGATCGAGCGGCGTAGCCGCGACCCGCTGATGCCGTTGCGCCTGCTGGCCCATCGCGAGCTGCGCCTGGCGATGTTTCTCACGGCCCTGTTCATGAGCAGCTTCGGCGTGCAGTACTACTTCCTGGCCTTGTACTTCCAGCAGGTCTACGGCTACAGCGTGCTGCAAAGCGGTGTGGCGTTCTTGCCGGCGACCTTGCTGTGTACCCTGGGCATCTGGCTGGCCGAGCGTTCGTTGCTACGTTTCGGCCTGCGCGGGACCCTGGCCGGCGGCCTGCTCCTGGGGGCGTTGGGCATTGGCGGGGTGTATGTGGCGCTGCCCGATGGGGCGGGGTTCTGGAGCCTGATGCCGGGCATCGTGGTGCTGAGCATCGGCCAGGGCATGACCTGGACCGCCATGTGGGTCTCGGCCGGCCAGGGTATCGCGCCGGGCGAGCAGGGTGTCGCGGCGGGCATCGCTTCCACCAGCCAGCAGATCGGCGGCGCGCTGGGGCTGGCGCTGCTGGTGTCTCTGGCCAACGCCGGGCTGGGTGGTTCGCCGGCGGCTGGCATCGAGCAGGCGGTAGGCGCCAGCGCCTTGCTCTCCCTGCTGGGCGCGGTATTGGCGTTGCGCTTGCGCACCCCGACGGCGCGGGGCCTGCAAGCCGCGGCCGAGCGCGCTTGA
- a CDS encoding LysR family transcriptional regulator, with protein sequence MDLNAVRLLVRVAETRSFTRAAGDLRLTQSGLSRAISRLEQQLGVRLLQRNTRSVSLTPDGKLLVDRATPLLAELAQTESLLLDRRDSPTGLLKISTPSLFGRKVVMPLIGRLTEQYPDLSIEAVMTDRLVDIVDEGFDAILRTGEIQDQRLIARPLAPLRWVTVASPAYLARHGTPHTVDDLQRHNCLTVRNLRSGRLVDWQFMLDGKVRDLSVPSRLIFDIGDALVDGVLGGFGIAQLMNFAVEDALADGRLVPILQAYSGRSRALSLVYPPSRQYSPKLKVFAEALNSVSW encoded by the coding sequence ATGGATCTGAACGCCGTTCGCTTGCTGGTCCGGGTCGCCGAGACCCGCAGTTTCACCCGCGCCGCCGGCGACCTGCGGCTGACCCAGTCCGGTCTGTCGCGGGCCATTTCGCGCCTGGAGCAGCAGCTGGGCGTGCGCCTGCTGCAACGCAATACCCGCAGTGTCAGCCTGACTCCGGATGGCAAGCTGCTGGTGGATCGCGCCACGCCGCTGCTGGCCGAACTGGCGCAGACCGAAAGCCTGCTGCTGGACCGCCGCGACTCGCCCACCGGGCTGCTGAAGATCAGCACGCCGTCGCTGTTCGGACGCAAGGTGGTGATGCCGCTGATCGGCCGCCTGACCGAGCAATACCCGGACCTGAGCATCGAAGCGGTGATGACCGACCGCCTGGTGGACATCGTCGACGAAGGCTTCGACGCCATCCTGCGTACCGGCGAGATCCAGGACCAGCGCCTGATCGCCCGGCCGCTGGCGCCGCTGCGCTGGGTCACGGTGGCGTCACCGGCCTACCTCGCGCGCCATGGCACGCCGCACACCGTGGACGATCTGCAACGGCATAACTGCCTGACCGTGCGCAACCTGCGCAGCGGGCGCCTGGTGGACTGGCAGTTCATGCTCGACGGCAAGGTGCGCGACCTGAGTGTGCCCAGCCGGCTGATCTTCGATATCGGCGACGCCCTGGTGGACGGCGTGCTGGGTGGTTTCGGCATTGCCCAGTTGATGAACTTCGCCGTCGAGGACGCCCTCGCAGACGGCCGCCTGGTGCCGATCCTGCAAGCCTATTCCGGGCGCAGCCGGGCGTTGTCGCTGGTGTACCCACCATCGCGCCAGTACTCGCCCAAACTCAAGGTATTCGCCGAAGCGCTGAACAGCGTCAGCTGGTAA
- a CDS encoding flavin reductase family protein: MSASHRRPVPLAKAYRLLNHGPTVLVSAAHGGQRNIMAAAWAMPLDFEPPKVAVVLDKATWTRQLLEASGTFVLNVPCAAQADIVQTVGSTSGLELSREKGRDKFELYGLPTFAGELIDAPLLDGCVAWLECRLLPEPLNHERYDLFLGEVIAAQADDRVFSEGRWHFTGHDALRTLHHVAGGHFLTIGDAVDGKTLPGLS; the protein is encoded by the coding sequence ATGAGCGCATCCCATCGTCGGCCAGTTCCCCTGGCCAAGGCCTATCGCCTGTTGAACCACGGGCCGACCGTGCTGGTCAGCGCCGCCCATGGCGGCCAGCGCAACATCATGGCCGCGGCCTGGGCCATGCCCCTGGACTTCGAGCCGCCGAAAGTCGCGGTGGTGCTCGACAAGGCCACCTGGACCCGCCAGTTGCTGGAGGCCAGCGGCACCTTCGTGCTCAACGTGCCGTGCGCCGCCCAGGCCGATATCGTGCAGACCGTCGGTTCCACCTCCGGCCTTGAGCTGAGCCGGGAAAAGGGTCGCGACAAGTTCGAGCTGTATGGCCTGCCGACCTTTGCCGGCGAACTGATCGACGCGCCGCTGCTCGATGGTTGCGTGGCATGGCTGGAATGCCGCCTGTTGCCGGAGCCGCTCAACCATGAGCGTTACGACCTGTTCCTCGGCGAAGTCATCGCCGCCCAGGCCGACGACCGGGTGTTCAGCGAGGGCCGCTGGCATTTCACCGGGCACGATGCCCTGCGCACCCTGCACCATGTAGCGGGCGGGCACTTCCTGACCATCGGCGACGCCGTGGACGGCAAGACCCTGCCAGGTCTGTCGTAA
- a CDS encoding SDR family oxidoreductase: MADHSLNNKVALIAGGAKNLGGLLARDLAAHGAQAIAVHYNSDASKADAERTVAAIKNLGVDAQAWQADLTTAAAVEKLFSDAKARFGKIDIAINTVGKVLKKPIVEISEAEYDDMFAVNAKSAFFFIKEAGKQLEDHGKLVTLVTSLLGAYTPFYAAYGGAKAPVEHFTRAASKEFGARGISVTAVGPGPMDTPFFYPAEGADAVAYHKTAAALSGVSKTGLTDIEDVVPFIRHLVTDGWWITGQTLLINGGYTTK; this comes from the coding sequence ATGGCGGATCATTCCCTGAACAACAAAGTGGCACTGATTGCCGGCGGCGCGAAGAACCTGGGCGGCCTGCTCGCCCGGGACCTGGCCGCCCACGGCGCCCAGGCCATCGCCGTGCATTACAACAGCGACGCCAGCAAGGCCGATGCCGAGCGCACCGTGGCGGCGATCAAGAACCTGGGGGTCGATGCCCAGGCCTGGCAGGCCGACCTGACCACCGCCGCGGCCGTGGAGAAACTCTTCAGCGACGCCAAGGCGCGTTTCGGCAAGATCGACATCGCCATCAACACCGTGGGCAAGGTCCTGAAGAAACCCATAGTCGAGATCAGCGAAGCCGAGTACGACGACATGTTCGCGGTCAATGCCAAGAGTGCTTTCTTCTTTATCAAGGAAGCCGGCAAGCAGTTGGAAGACCACGGCAAGCTGGTCACGCTGGTGACCTCGCTGCTTGGCGCCTACACACCGTTCTACGCCGCCTACGGCGGCGCCAAGGCGCCGGTGGAACACTTCACCCGCGCGGCCTCCAAGGAGTTCGGCGCCCGGGGTATCTCGGTGACCGCCGTGGGCCCGGGCCCGATGGACACGCCGTTCTTCTACCCGGCCGAAGGGGCGGACGCGGTGGCCTACCACAAGACTGCCGCGGCGCTGTCCGGCGTGAGCAAGACCGGCCTGACCGACATCGAGGATGTGGTGCCCTTCATTCGTCATCTGGTCACCGACGGCTGGTGGATCACCGGCCAGACCCTGTTGATCAACGGCGGCTACACCACCAAGTGA
- a CDS encoding LysR family transcriptional regulator, whose translation MDKLEQYRVFIQVAEMGSFIKAAHALELPRATVSAAVQQLETALATRLLHRTTRQVQLTADGAILLERARLLLSDAVELEQLFHTRQQDVFGRLNIDVPSRIARRLIAPALPRLFARYPGLKLALGSTDRAIDLVQEGVDCAIRVGALRDSSLIVRRLGHLALINCASPAYLAEHGAPQTPGDLADGHWMVGYGAPSTGREQPWEYRADGRELELGLPSRVIVNNAENYIACCRAGLGLMQIPRFDVQYLLERGELVEVLPDYRPAPMAISALYPNRNHRSRRLNAFVEWFETLLAPHLEDEGRD comes from the coding sequence ATGGACAAGCTCGAGCAATACCGTGTGTTCATCCAGGTGGCCGAAATGGGCAGCTTCATCAAGGCCGCGCACGCACTTGAACTGCCCAGGGCCACGGTGTCGGCCGCGGTCCAGCAACTGGAAACCGCCCTCGCCACCCGCCTGTTGCACCGCACCACGCGCCAGGTACAGCTGACCGCCGATGGCGCGATCCTGCTGGAGCGCGCACGCCTGTTGCTGAGCGACGCGGTAGAGCTCGAGCAGCTGTTTCACACCCGTCAGCAGGATGTCTTCGGCCGGCTCAACATCGATGTGCCCAGCCGCATCGCCCGCCGCCTGATCGCCCCCGCCCTGCCCCGGCTCTTCGCCCGCTACCCCGGGCTGAAACTGGCGCTGGGCTCCACCGACCGCGCCATCGACCTGGTGCAGGAAGGCGTCGATTGCGCGATCCGCGTCGGCGCCCTGCGCGACAGCAGCCTGATCGTCCGCCGCCTGGGCCACCTGGCCCTGATCAACTGCGCCAGCCCCGCCTACCTGGCCGAACACGGCGCGCCCCAAACCCCAGGCGACCTGGCCGACGGCCACTGGATGGTCGGCTACGGGGCGCCCAGCACCGGCCGCGAACAACCCTGGGAATACCGCGCCGACGGCCGCGAGCTGGAGCTCGGCCTGCCCAGCCGGGTCATCGTCAACAACGCCGAGAACTACATCGCCTGTTGCCGGGCCGGGCTGGGCCTGATGCAGATCCCGCGCTTCGACGTGCAGTACCTGCTCGAACGCGGCGAACTGGTGGAAGTGCTGCCGGATTATCGCCCCGCGCCCATGGCGATTTCCGCGCTCTACCCCAACCGCAACCACCGCTCGCGGCGGCTCAATGCCTTTGTCGAATGGTTCGAAACCCTGCTCGCCCCCCATCTCGAAGACGAAGGACGGGACTGA